The Tamandua tetradactyla isolate mTamTet1 chromosome 6, mTamTet1.pri, whole genome shotgun sequence genome contains the following window.
ACACAAAGTGCTGTATTAACCACACTCTCCATAGAGAGCCAATccacttccctctctccttcagcCTCCTGGCAAACAAGGCTGGTCCAGACCTAGAGAGGCCAAGGCTGGGCCTAGAGAAGGGCCAAGGCCTGGACCTATCAGAGGTCCAAAGCTCGACCCACAGAGAGGCCAAGGCTAGACCAACAGAGAGGCTGTTTTCACTTgcatgctgctggaatgcaatataccagaaccggaacagcttactcctgtgaagcttatgtaggtagctggGCTAGTCTGAAATGATggacgtaccctagaaaagccatgctttaatcctaatcccatttcataaaggcagccatatcttctaaaccctattcagtactgtatgtttgaaactgtaattagatcatctccccggagatgtgatttaatcaagagtggctgttaaactggattaggggagatgtgtctccacccatttgggtgggtcctgcttagtttctgaagtcccataaaagaggaaacattttggagaatgaaggagatgcagagagagcagagcagaacaacatagccacaagaagcagagtccaccaaccagagatctttggagatgaaaaaggaaaatgcctcctggggagcttcatgaaacaggaagtcagtagaagctagcagatgactccatgttcaccatgtgcccttccacttgacagagaaaccctgactgtgttcaccatgtgcctttccagatgagagagaaactcttatgtttgccacgtgcccttccacttgagagagagaccctgaacttcatcggccttcttgaaccaaggtatctttccctggatgcctttgattggacatttctatagacttgttttaattgggacattttcttggccttagaactgttaatgagcaacttattaaatttctctttttaaaagctgtgttagttaggttcagttgtcaacttggccaggtgagcatacatagtcttgttgctgcagacataagccaatggtacgtgaacctcatctgttgctaattacatctgcagtcagctaggaggcatgtctgctgcaatgagtgatgtttgacttaattggctggtgcttaaatgacagagcacaaggtagcacagcccaagcagttcggtattcctcatctcagcacttgcagctcagcccaggcctttggagatgcagaaaggaatcaccctggggaaagttgttggaacccaggcgcctggagagaagaccagcagagaccatcctgtgccttccacgtaagaaagaacctcagtggaaagttagctgcctttcctctgaagaactaacaaaataaatccccttttattaaaaaccaatccatctttggtgtgttgcattccggcagctagcaaactagaacaaaagccattctatttctggtatattgcattccagcagctagcaaactagaacagtagcagagaagcttagcctacttatagatatgcctaagagttacttctggaagacctctgttgttgttcagagtggccacactctctctaagcccaactctgtaagtgaaatcattgccctgccccctacatgagacttgacatccaggggtgaaagtctcccttgcggcatgggagatgactctcagcgatgggtctggccctggcaccaggggatcaacaattccatcctgaccaaaagggggaaaagaagtataactaataaagtatcagtggttgagagagttcaaacagaaccaagaggctctctggaggtccctcttatccaagcttcagttagacattgctacctatcataacttgccaaaccccaatcaaaaccattccagccaatcctaaagaacatctagggcaatcctacaaaggttccatgcactagggcaactttccagaaacctaaatcCTCCAGGTAGGTCcttggatcagataagtcctgaaacctagaaggcccaacctctctagaacatcagctaattccatcccccaaaACTCATATTATTGGAACCCctaccaaaatgaaaaagttagaacagctGCAGCccaaatactccaaaagaattggatagaaagatcaaaagtaatggtggagttctacagagaaggtacGGTTTagcaaacgaatatgattgctgaatcattaaactgatatttcttttagtcaccaatATCTTGGAGCAAcaagaattaaaaacctaaaattgttgaattgtaacccataccaaactctaaaatctgttctacaactaattgttgtactgtgctttgaaatttattgcttttttgtacatgttatttttcacaaaaaagaaaaaaaagttgaatatgatgataaagaaatatttattccttctagcttcctaaattctggagcagctaggagaaatctgagagggtagtatggaagcccatgacaaactctgggatctgtcctgtaactacttgttcaacagtgctttgaaaactattgcttttttttttctttcatttgtatatatactatattatacaattaaaaagttttaaaaaaggggaggaatttaataagttacaagttcacggTTCTGAGATTATAAAacgtctaaactaaggcatccaggaatagacaccttaattcaaggaagaacaatgggtcaggaacacctctaccagctgggaagtcacgtggctggcatctgctggttcctttcTCCTgtgctctgttgctttcagtctctgtttctgcGAAGGtgcttcactttgcttctctggggctggctttcatctctaggcttcctttggctctctctaggctctggcttgcttaacatcttgtgGCAACATGTgcagggctccaagcatctccagacatccatgtctctgttttccaagtgttggtatctgtgtcagttcagctctgctctgaagtttctgtcagctctgtcatttctgaggtttttccaaaatgcttccccttttaaagactctagcaAACAAATcgagacccacttggaatgggtggagtcacatccccatctaatcaaaaagtcacacccacaattgggcatgtcacatccttcgtggagataatctactcaaaagtttccaacctagagtattgaatcaggattaaaagaaatatctgctcctacaagattatatcaggattaaaacatggcttttctggggtacagaatactttcaaactgacacagaggCCAAGGCTGGACCTACAGAGAAGCCAAGGTTTGAGCTACTGAGAGGCCTGAGACCTGGCAACCCAAGCCCCAGCACGAGGTGAGGATCTCAGGAAGAAGCAAATGCAGTCCCTGCACAATTGAAACTGTATTTCTCTGAAAACAACAGAACTCTTCTACCAAGAAAGTgaggaagggaggaggagaggaggagagatgGAAGACAACAGTGAGGGAACCAGGTGCCAGAGGACGGGAAGGCACCAGGATGTCCTACGAGCCCCAGGGAAGAAGAGAAGCAGCTCCTGGCAGCTCCTTGTCCTATGAGGAGTAGGGCAGGGTCCTAGGAGTTGGGGTGCACACCTGGAGTTCCTTGTCTTGAGAGCAGCCACCCCGGGCATCCCTGTTTCCCATTTAAAGGGTGTGTGCGTGGTACAGAACACATCAGTGTGTGTTCTGTTTACACAGCATTAAAATCGCCTCTCCTGCAGCTCTGACACTCCACAGTGCAGAGCACACTTTTCCCCAGGTTTGGATCCAGGCTGGATTCAGGAGACACTACCAAAGGCTCCCCCTCAAACACCCCCTGTTGCAGTAAGGGATTCAGCCTCTACTTCTTGCTATCGGCCCAGGCAGGTTTAAGATTCCCAAACTGCGGTGTTACCTTGTTGACACAGCATTTTCCAATGAGTTGGAGCAGCTCATTTGTTCTTTCCGGCTCATGCCCAGCCACAATCCGGGTGGGTTTGGCAGACAGTGGTTCTCCTGAAACCATTATGACCACATCGATGGCTTTCTGAAGAAAGtcaatttttgcatctttatcctgaaatgtttccatttaaagcacaaatattaaaatactttaaaaattccctGGTCATAGCAAAAGTTATTTGGGGATGTATGAAAGAAATACTGACTcttaataacaaaacaaaaataattcattaatgCAAATTTCATTTCTCAGTAGATAAAATAAGCATGACATGCAGTTgccacaaatgagaaaatgaaatgagaaagggtaTGTGTGGGCTGGCGAATTTGATCTTATGTTCCAACCCTGTATCagcataaaaataagaaacactgCAGTACTGAGTCTGTAAAAACACCTAATCAGGCGGACCAGGACTGGGGAAGGAGGATTTCCCACTGCGACCTACTTTTGCATTATCAGACTTCATCTCAGCATCTGTGTAGAGGCCCTTCATGAAGCCAGTTATTCTAATCACCTTCCAAAGATAAAGCGATCattaagaaagataaagaaaaacataatagGGGAGGGagtaaataaaagattaaaagacaCATGCTAGGACTTGGAatatatcatgttgagtgaaattagccagatacaaaaggacaaatactacgTGACTTCACTTTATAACATAACTAGAATATGCAGATCCCTGGAAGCAAAGGTTAtgaggggaagggaagaggggaAACAAGTTTGGATGGTGGTGCTGGTAGCCTAACATTGAAATGTGATTCATACCTCTGAATTGTATgctttgaaagtggttaaaactggaaattttatgttatacatatgttaccacaataacaacaaaaaaagaaacataaaaaaagcTCAGGAGAGTGTGTGGATAAtactcaacaaaaatatttaaaatatttaaaaaaaaaaaaacctcaggagAGTCTATTGCCAACCCTCCAGGGAATGGCCTCTTCATGGCCTTGTCTGCTAGACTCCACAATGTGTAACTCTCTGACCCCACTGGCCCCAGGACTTGGCACCATTCACTTAGTGGACAAACATTTGAGGGTCATCCCTGTGTGGGGTGCTGAGCCAGCCAGGAGCCAGCCAGATCCCAGCCCGGCCCTCACGGAACTTAGAGCCTCCCTGCAAGGAAATGCAGACACTCATCACAAATGCCTGCTCTCCTGAGACGCGGGCTCTGCTTCCCAGGAAGCACACGGGAGCAATGCCAAATCTGAACCAAGGAGAGGGCAGGCAGGTACCTCGGGGCCCCAAGTCTATACTGAGACCCGAAGGCTTCCACAGGAAGGGAAAAGGCGGGAGGGGCACTTAGGAAGCCTGGGCTGGATGAAAGAAAATCCCCGCCAGGTCCAGCCTGTCCAAAGGGTCAAAGAAATTTGGCTGGCAGGAGGCTGAGGCCAGGGGGATTGGCTGGGGGCCTAACCAGGATGGCCCTCGGAGCTGGTCGGGAACATGAAATTTAGCCCCAAGGAGTCCTGGAAGGTTCTAAAGCACAAAAGGACCCAAACAGATGGCCTCTTACATGTACAGAACAGCAAAAACAGACTGTATCACATGCAATGAGGACAAGCATGCCTACGTACGCATGTGTCCCAGGTCAGCTATACACTGCATTCACTActttaagactttttaaaaaacaaaaaacgataCTCCCATTCTAATGTCTGGCTCCTTCTCTGCGATCAAGCTACAAATATTAACTTTGCATTGTCACCTATTAATAAAGATACAGGTTTTCACTTCACATCAGACTACTTCAGAGTaatgttattgctttttttaacaGGCAAGTGGAACCGTTCTGGATTTAATAttcccagaatattttcatccagTCCCTTTTGAAGTTTTCTCAGTTTGCTGATAGTTAAAAGTAGGAGCAACAATTGTGAACTATGAGAGATTGTCATGTCAGAAGATCAACACTTAGCTttatgaaagagagagagtgcgTTTAGCTGTAGCTAAAAATTAATATAGTGACTTGAATACAATATGCAAACAGTGAAGAATTTTCATAGGAGGCTTTTTAGCTATTACCTGAAAATGCTTTCCAATATGTcaatcattctaacttctttatcAAATAGATGACAACTAAATGGTTATCTTCACATAGGTGGAGAAATTAATTTTGGCATTAGATTagcaaaaatctttaaaagaaaaagcagggcAGCCACTGCTGATTTGGAACGTATATCCTCTTCTACACGATGTGCCTACGGAACCAAGTCCCTTCCTGCTTGAACTGTCCTCTTCCCTTTCCCATTTGGACCCCTTTCCAGAAAGAGGCTAAGTGCCCTAGAAGCAGGGTAAGTCCGAGGCCTACTCTCTCCACCTCCATTCTCTGGCCACattttggtggggtgggggtagggggtcaggactaatgcagaaaataaaagttaaaaggagAAGTCCCTACAGAGTGGAGGTCAGCCAGGCTCACGTCCTGACCACTCTGACCTGTCCCCCAGCAATGAGGGGATGACACCTGCTGACTTCACGGGGTGGTCCCTGTGCTGACCACGAGGGCATAGCAGCCCCCAGCAGGCTCTCCTTgcagcttgtgccttccccaaaCACTGTCCAGGATGCACTGGAAGTACTGGCCCAGCTAGGGGGATGAGCAGACCAGGTAAGACCACACTTGGGATTTGGGGAGGCTTTGAGAGTTTTTCAGCACAAGTAGGATGTTCACCCCCGAGACATCCCAGGAGTGTACACATTATAAGCTAAGGGAGGACAGgtaaagaaaaatgtatagaaGGGTAAAGCAACCAGCCTGTTGAAAAGAGTGAGAAAAATTAAGTGTGGGCCCAACATCAGGCCAGATGACGTAGCCCTGGAGACAACCGATTCCCTTTCCCACAGAACACCCCACGTCCCTCAGCGCACCATGGAGAGGCAGCACCCTCTGCAAACACACTCTGGAGAGATGCAGGAGCCCCGGCAACTCCATTCCACAAGTGAATGTTGTGGGGCAGCTTCTATGTACCTTACCCAGGGCAGGTCACCCAGACAAACAAATCACAGTCTCTGCCATCCAGGAATTCAAAATCCAGTGGGGGGAAGTTACACAGACACCCAATCTCAACTTAAATCGTCCCGTGCGAACCATCAACAAATACTAACATTCAAGTCCCCCTACAACTACCTCCAACAGGTACTGACTAAGCATCCAAAATGTGGTGCCCTCTCTGCAATGGGCCGTGAAACTAGGCGGaagaaaaaagggagggaaaCAGAAGGAAGGATTCCGTTCTCCCAGGATTTCCTGGGACCCTTCCACACGCGAGGCCTCGGTAGTAACCGAGGGGAGCACACAGGGCCGCGCCCCGGTTGGAGGGAAAAGTCACAGCAGGGGCTCTGCCGAGCAGAACGCAAGGCGCTCCGACGAGACACATGGGTGGCCTGGAAAGGCCGGGCCTGGGGCGCCCGCGCTCTCCCTGGAGACGGCACAGGAGGGTGGGAGAGAcctggagggcaggggcagggccagggcctcCCCGACTAACAGGTCGAGCCCAGCGCTCGCCCCTCGGGCTGCAGGTCCAGG
Protein-coding sequences here:
- the LOC143688449 gene encoding TRAF3-interacting protein 1-like isoform X4, with protein sequence MNAAVVRRPQEALGKVIRRRPLTEKLLSKPPSRYLHDIITEDKDAKIDFLQKAIDVVIMVSGEPLSAKPTRIVAGHEPERTNELLQLIGKCCVNKRHGCLEMLGALHMLPQDVKQARA
- the LOC143688449 gene encoding TRAF3-interacting protein 1-like isoform X6, translating into MNAAVVRRPQEALGKVIRRRPLTEKLLSKPPSRYLHDIITEDKDAKIDFLQKAIDVVIMVSGEPLSAKPTRIVAGHEPERTNELLQLIGKCCVNKSL